A genomic region of Azospirillum sp. TSH58 contains the following coding sequences:
- a CDS encoding TIM-barrel domain-containing protein: protein MRTLTGASLVAPAPSRDGAQAGPQGIAFALDRGYRLTLFPLGPALARVLIERPTGLRAPRTWSLAPELSGQTDPALADPIDGRDRRDLTGFPGTPAAVEESADSVTVTTPGWRVVVQRSPLALRWYEPAAEGDGWRLVLADRPTQPYLFDDRSPRFAHHLVSHAGERYHGFGDKSGGTDKRGRRLAMGTTDALGYDAETSDPLYKHIPFCLSVRPERGGAAVGVFYDNLSRGLFDLGQTIDAYHGDFIRFEASDGDLDCYVLFGPSVPQVVANFTALTGRTSFRPRWAISYSGSTMQYTDAPDAGVRLLGFLDALKQHGLPCGSFQMSSGYTMIGDKRYVFHWNRDKFPEPEAVTARFAEAGVHLVANIKPALLDDHPKFAEVQGFGGFVRDSDAPDRPQITQFWGGDGAYLDFTNPATTRWWMANVTRELLERGIGSTWNDNNEFEIWDDAAVCDVNGHGGTMATLRPVQTHLMIRASHLAQVAHAPDKRPYLISRSGGPGLQRYVQTWSGDNRTSWKTLRWNLRMGHGFSLSGLFDYGHDVGGFAGPRPEPELLMRWIEQAVWWPRFTIHSWNDDGSVTEPWTYPELLPQVKAALDWRERLVPLLYTLLWRAHRDHDPVMRPLFYDFPDQPEAYGEEDSTMVGDRLLVAPVLDPGRTELEVWLPAVPGGWYDLRDGQRYDGGGRVTVAAPLGVAPAFVRAGTLLPLGPAPSWAEGPLTVRCFPGPEGYAPLTLFDDDGESVCRDESVCLLTVTGTDAASLSVSRSGGRAPRWTSLSIEAADGTPIGSLPL from the coding sequence ATGCGCACGCTGACCGGCGCCTCCCTCGTTGCGCCCGCCCCGTCCCGCGACGGGGCGCAAGCCGGCCCCCAGGGGATCGCCTTCGCCCTCGACCGCGGCTACCGCCTGACCCTGTTCCCGCTGGGGCCCGCGCTGGCGCGCGTCCTCATCGAGCGGCCGACCGGGCTGCGCGCCCCGCGCACCTGGTCGCTGGCGCCCGAGCTGTCGGGCCAGACCGACCCCGCGCTGGCCGACCCGATCGACGGGCGCGACCGCCGCGACCTGACCGGCTTCCCCGGCACGCCGGCGGCGGTCGAGGAGAGCGCCGACAGCGTCACCGTCACCACCCCCGGCTGGCGCGTCGTGGTCCAGCGTTCGCCGCTGGCGCTGCGCTGGTACGAGCCGGCGGCGGAGGGCGACGGCTGGCGCCTCGTCCTGGCCGACCGGCCGACCCAGCCCTACCTGTTCGACGACCGCTCGCCCCGCTTCGCCCACCATCTGGTCAGCCACGCCGGGGAGCGCTACCACGGCTTCGGCGACAAGAGCGGCGGCACCGACAAGCGCGGGCGGCGCCTCGCCATGGGGACGACCGACGCGCTCGGCTACGATGCGGAGACGAGCGACCCGCTCTACAAGCACATTCCCTTCTGCCTCAGCGTGCGTCCGGAGCGCGGCGGGGCGGCGGTCGGCGTCTTCTACGACAACCTGTCGCGCGGCCTCTTCGACCTCGGCCAGACCATCGACGCCTACCACGGCGACTTCATCCGGTTCGAGGCGTCGGACGGCGATCTCGACTGCTACGTCCTGTTCGGACCCAGCGTTCCGCAGGTCGTGGCGAACTTCACCGCGCTGACCGGCCGCACCTCCTTCCGGCCGCGCTGGGCGATCAGCTACTCCGGCTCGACCATGCAGTACACCGACGCGCCGGACGCAGGCGTGCGGCTGCTCGGATTCCTCGACGCGCTGAAGCAGCACGGCCTGCCCTGCGGGTCGTTCCAGATGTCGTCCGGCTACACGATGATCGGCGACAAGCGCTACGTCTTCCACTGGAATCGCGACAAGTTCCCCGAGCCGGAGGCGGTCACCGCCAGGTTCGCCGAGGCCGGCGTCCATCTCGTCGCCAACATCAAGCCGGCGCTGCTCGACGACCATCCGAAATTCGCCGAGGTCCAGGGCTTCGGCGGCTTCGTGCGCGACAGCGACGCCCCGGACCGCCCGCAGATCACCCAGTTCTGGGGCGGCGACGGCGCCTATCTCGACTTCACCAACCCGGCGACCACGCGCTGGTGGATGGCCAACGTCACCCGGGAGCTGCTGGAGCGCGGCATCGGCTCGACCTGGAACGACAACAACGAGTTCGAGATCTGGGACGACGCGGCGGTCTGCGACGTCAACGGCCATGGCGGCACGATGGCGACGCTGCGCCCGGTGCAGACGCATCTGATGATCCGCGCCTCGCATCTCGCCCAGGTGGCGCACGCGCCGGACAAGCGGCCCTACCTGATCTCGCGCTCCGGCGGGCCGGGCCTCCAGCGCTATGTGCAGACCTGGTCGGGCGACAACCGGACGAGCTGGAAGACGCTGCGCTGGAACCTGCGCATGGGGCATGGCTTCAGCCTGTCGGGGCTGTTCGACTACGGCCACGACGTCGGCGGCTTCGCCGGTCCCCGGCCGGAGCCGGAACTGCTGATGCGCTGGATCGAGCAGGCGGTGTGGTGGCCGCGCTTCACCATCCATTCCTGGAACGACGACGGCAGCGTCACCGAGCCCTGGACCTACCCGGAGCTGCTGCCCCAGGTGAAGGCCGCGCTGGATTGGCGGGAGCGGCTGGTGCCGCTGCTCTACACGCTGCTGTGGCGGGCGCACCGCGACCACGACCCGGTGATGCGGCCGCTGTTCTACGACTTCCCCGACCAGCCCGAGGCCTATGGGGAGGAGGACAGCACCATGGTCGGCGACCGGCTGCTCGTCGCCCCGGTCCTCGACCCCGGCCGGACCGAGCTGGAGGTCTGGCTGCCGGCGGTGCCCGGCGGCTGGTACGATCTGCGCGACGGACAACGCTACGACGGCGGCGGGCGCGTCACCGTGGCGGCGCCGCTGGGCGTGGCCCCGGCCTTCGTCCGGGCGGGAACGCTGCTGCCGCTTGGCCCCGCCCCCTCCTGGGCAGAAGGCCCGTTGACCGTCCGCTGCTTCCCCGGACCGGAGGGCTACGCCCCGCTGACCCTGTTCGACGACGACGGGGAGAGCGTGTGCCGCGACGAGTCCGTCTGCCTGCTGACCGTCACCGGCACGGACGCGGCCTCGCTGTCGGTGAGCCGCAGCGGCGGCCGGGCGCCGCGCTGGACCTCCCTGTCCATCGAGGCGGCGGACGGCACGCCGATCGGCAGCCTGCCGCTCTGA
- a CDS encoding TerC family protein: MTDLFTADALAALLQVIAIDLVLAGDNAIVVGMAAAAVPLAQRRKVIFWGIAAAMGLRVFFALITTQLLAIIGLTLAGGVLLLWVCWKMFRELRSHGADEIAPDEAMDAPDPSGTVTAGVAGNAAVAAAGATTFGAAIWQIVVADVSMSLDNVLAVAGAAKEHPTILVIGLVLSVVLMGAAANMIAHVLHKHRWIGWVGLAIISYVALDMIWRGSNEVLRHMA, translated from the coding sequence ATGACCGATCTGTTCACAGCCGACGCGCTCGCCGCGCTGCTCCAAGTCATCGCCATCGACCTCGTCCTGGCCGGCGACAACGCCATCGTGGTCGGCATGGCCGCCGCGGCGGTGCCGCTGGCCCAGCGCCGCAAGGTCATCTTCTGGGGAATCGCCGCCGCCATGGGGCTGCGTGTGTTCTTCGCCCTCATCACCACCCAGCTCCTCGCCATCATCGGCCTGACCCTGGCGGGCGGCGTGCTGCTGCTGTGGGTGTGCTGGAAGATGTTCCGCGAGCTGCGCAGCCACGGCGCCGACGAGATCGCCCCCGACGAGGCGATGGACGCACCCGATCCCTCGGGCACCGTCACCGCCGGAGTGGCGGGCAACGCCGCCGTCGCGGCGGCCGGAGCGACCACCTTCGGTGCGGCGATCTGGCAGATCGTGGTGGCGGACGTGTCGATGTCGCTCGACAACGTGCTGGCGGTGGCCGGCGCCGCCAAGGAGCACCCGACCATCCTGGTGATCGGTCTGGTGCTGTCGGTCGTTCTGATGGGCGCCGCCGCCAACATGATCGCGCATGTCCTGCACAAGCACCGCTGGATCGGCTGGGTCGGCCTCGCCATCATCTCCTACGTCGCGCTCGACATGATCTGGCGCGGCAGCAACGAAGTCCTGCGCCACATGGCGTAA
- a CDS encoding RidA family protein has translation MIKRVEKTKIMHRVVISNGIAFLGGIIADDVSVGMQEQTAQICKKLDAVLAMAGTDKTKLLSAQLFITDMKAKDGMNAAWLEWLNGDDLPARATIGVADLGDPSILIEVVVTAAV, from the coding sequence GTGATCAAGCGCGTTGAGAAGACCAAGATCATGCACCGCGTCGTCATCAGCAACGGCATCGCCTTCCTCGGCGGCATCATCGCCGACGACGTCAGCGTCGGCATGCAGGAGCAGACCGCCCAGATCTGCAAAAAGCTCGACGCCGTGCTCGCCATGGCCGGCACGGACAAGACGAAGCTGCTGTCCGCCCAGCTCTTCATCACCGACATGAAGGCCAAGGACGGCATGAACGCGGCGTGGCTGGAGTGGCTGAACGGCGACGACCTGCCGGCCCGCGCCACTATCGGCGTCGCCGACCTGGGCGACCCGTCGATCCTGATCGAGGTCGTGGTGACGGCGGCCGTTTAA
- a CDS encoding transporter substrate-binding domain-containing protein codes for MKRLALGLALSLCALTVAVPSDSRADGPPLRIATEGAYPPFNMTAPDGTLGGLEVELANALCERMKRRCTLVAQDWDGIIPGLLSRRYDAIMATMNITPERAKAIAFSAPYMVVPAYFVAATGGGIDGTEATLAGKSVGAQTSTTHYRYVEKHFGKTVSLKNYDTASNLLADLKSGRIDAAITTGATASDWVKADASKSLQLVGKPLVDAEVFGPGVGVGLRKEDADLKASFDAAIASVVQDGTLARIAAKYVDFTVTP; via the coding sequence ATGAAACGTCTGGCCCTCGGGCTGGCGCTGAGCCTGTGCGCCCTCACGGTCGCCGTCCCCTCGGACTCGCGCGCCGACGGTCCGCCCCTGCGCATCGCGACGGAGGGCGCCTACCCGCCCTTCAACATGACCGCCCCCGACGGCACGCTCGGCGGGCTGGAGGTGGAGCTGGCCAACGCGCTGTGCGAGCGCATGAAGCGGCGCTGCACCCTGGTCGCCCAGGATTGGGACGGCATCATCCCCGGCCTGCTGTCGCGCCGCTACGACGCGATCATGGCGACCATGAACATCACGCCGGAGCGTGCGAAGGCCATCGCCTTCTCCGCCCCATACATGGTCGTGCCGGCTTATTTCGTGGCGGCCACCGGCGGCGGCATCGACGGTACCGAGGCCACCCTGGCCGGCAAGTCGGTCGGCGCCCAGACCTCGACCACCCATTACCGCTACGTCGAGAAGCACTTCGGCAAGACCGTCTCGCTGAAGAACTACGACACCGCGTCGAATCTGCTGGCCGACCTGAAGAGCGGGCGCATCGACGCCGCCATCACCACCGGCGCCACCGCGTCCGACTGGGTGAAGGCCGACGCCTCGAAGTCGCTTCAGCTCGTCGGCAAGCCGCTGGTCGACGCCGAGGTGTTCGGACCCGGCGTGGGCGTCGGCCTGCGCAAGGAGGACGCGGACCTCAAGGCCTCCTTCGACGCCGCCATCGCGTCGGTCGTGCAGGACGGCACGCTGGCCCGCATCGCCGCCAAGTACGTCGACTTCACCGTCACCCCCTGA
- a CDS encoding RidA family protein: MTIKRFDCGPRMSEMVVHNGTVYLCGQIADFEAMGGVTHDVTAQTRDVLRQIDALLERAGTDKSRLLTATVYLADMAGFAAMNAAWDAWVDRANAPARATVEARLADPDLLVEIQVIAAL; the protein is encoded by the coding sequence TTGACGATAAAGCGTTTCGATTGCGGCCCGCGGATGAGCGAGATGGTCGTTCATAACGGCACCGTCTACCTGTGCGGCCAGATCGCCGATTTCGAGGCCATGGGCGGCGTGACCCACGACGTGACGGCGCAGACCCGCGACGTGCTGCGCCAGATCGACGCCCTGCTGGAGCGCGCCGGCACGGACAAGAGCCGGCTGCTCACCGCCACCGTCTATCTCGCCGACATGGCCGGCTTCGCGGCGATGAACGCGGCCTGGGACGCCTGGGTGGACCGTGCCAACGCCCCGGCCCGCGCGACCGTCGAGGCCAGGCTCGCCGACCCCGACCTGCTGGTCGAGATCCAGGTGATCGCGGCCCTCTGA
- a CDS encoding FAD-binding oxidoreductase produces the protein MSEPDVIIVGGGLHGCSTALHLAMRGVRALVLEKDHIGRHASGVNAGGVRQLGRHAAEVPLSVASMALWHGIRDLVDDDCGFESHGQVKVAETEAELDSCRERAAQLTALGFTHEEVVDQAELRRLVPSIAEHCLGALVSRRDGAAIPYRTTFAFKRKAESLGARFHEGAAVARVARSGRNWRVETADGVAHEAPVLVNCAGAWADRLAAQLGEPVPLEVIAPMLMITARVPPFLKPVVGATGRTLSFKQFPNGTVLIGGGLLGRAYRDENRTDLDFANVTTNARTVWDLFPIMRSATIVRAWAGIEARMPDDIPVIGPSGTEEGVFHAFGFSAHGFQLGPIVGRITADLITKGASDLPIDAFRIQRFRHTATAA, from the coding sequence ATGTCGGAGCCGGACGTCATCATCGTCGGGGGCGGCCTGCACGGCTGCTCCACCGCGCTGCACCTCGCCATGCGCGGGGTCCGGGCGCTGGTGCTGGAAAAGGACCACATCGGCCGCCACGCCTCCGGCGTGAACGCCGGCGGGGTGCGCCAGCTCGGCCGCCATGCCGCGGAGGTGCCGCTGTCCGTCGCCTCGATGGCGCTGTGGCACGGCATCCGCGACCTCGTGGACGACGATTGCGGCTTCGAAAGCCACGGCCAGGTCAAGGTCGCGGAGACCGAGGCGGAGCTGGACTCCTGCCGGGAGCGGGCGGCCCAGCTCACAGCGCTCGGCTTCACGCACGAGGAGGTGGTGGATCAGGCGGAGCTGCGCCGCCTCGTCCCGTCCATCGCGGAGCATTGCCTCGGCGCCCTGGTGTCGCGCCGCGACGGGGCGGCCATCCCCTACCGCACCACCTTCGCCTTCAAGCGCAAGGCGGAAAGCCTGGGCGCCCGCTTCCACGAGGGGGCGGCGGTGGCTCGGGTCGCCCGCTCGGGCCGCAACTGGCGGGTGGAGACGGCGGACGGGGTGGCGCACGAGGCGCCGGTGCTGGTCAACTGCGCCGGGGCCTGGGCCGACCGGCTGGCCGCCCAGCTCGGCGAGCCGGTGCCGCTGGAGGTCATCGCGCCCATGCTGATGATCACCGCCCGCGTGCCGCCCTTCCTGAAGCCGGTGGTCGGGGCGACGGGCCGCACCCTGTCCTTCAAGCAGTTTCCAAACGGGACCGTGCTGATCGGCGGCGGGCTGCTGGGCCGCGCCTACCGCGACGAGAACCGGACGGATCTGGACTTCGCCAACGTCACCACCAACGCCCGCACGGTGTGGGACCTGTTCCCGATCATGCGCAGCGCCACCATCGTCCGCGCCTGGGCGGGGATCGAGGCGCGGATGCCCGACGACATCCCGGTGATCGGCCCCAGCGGCACGGAGGAGGGAGTGTTCCACGCCTTCGGCTTCTCCGCCCACGGGTTCCAGCTCGGCCCCATCGTCGGGCGGATCACCGCCGACCTGATCACCAAGGGGGCGAGCGACCTGCCCATCGACGCCTTCCGCATCCAGCGATTCCGCCACACGGCGACCGCCGCGTGA